A region of Micromonospora chokoriensis DNA encodes the following proteins:
- a CDS encoding carboxymuconolactone decarboxylase family protein, whose product MPDDPRYQQALDTAERLLGQPLTLPLADGEPAVGQDFRRLATEHTFGDSWPRPGLDLRSRCLISVAVAAALGTHEPLRGQLRIALTSGVTKEEIVELFIHLEAYAGAARAFDSYQVAAAVFGEHR is encoded by the coding sequence ATGCCCGACGATCCCCGGTACCAGCAGGCCCTCGACACTGCGGAGCGCCTCCTCGGCCAACCGTTGACCCTGCCGCTGGCCGATGGGGAACCCGCGGTCGGTCAGGACTTCCGGCGGCTGGCGACCGAGCACACGTTCGGCGACTCGTGGCCGCGACCGGGCCTGGACCTGCGGAGCCGCTGCCTGATCTCGGTGGCCGTCGCGGCGGCGTTGGGCACCCACGAGCCGCTGCGGGGGCAGTTGCGCATCGCGCTGACGTCCGGTGTGACCAAGGAGGAGATCGTCGAGCTCTTCATCCACTTGGAGGCGTACGCCGGGGCGGCCCGGGCGTTCGACAGCTACCAGGTGGCCGCGGCGGTCTTCGGCGAGCACCGCTGA
- a CDS encoding HAD family hydrolase, producing the protein MGRSAAFFDLDKTVIAKSSALAFGRPFYRDGLITRRDVVKSAYAQLMFRLGGTDEQTMARTRDYLAALCKGWQVEQVRQIVAETLHELINPYVYAEAAVLIAEHQAAGRDVVLVSASGEEMVRPIGELLGVTDVIATRMTVRDGRYSGEVEFYAAGPRKVEAVNELAAARDYDLADSYAYSDSYSDRPLLECVGHPSVVNPDRQLRKLASENAWPVLEFRHPIPLGRRLRERPAVPVAAAALGVGVGVAIGIAWYGRHRRTRAATTTA; encoded by the coding sequence GTGGGCCGAAGTGCCGCTTTCTTCGATCTGGACAAGACCGTCATCGCCAAGTCGAGCGCCCTGGCGTTCGGTCGGCCGTTCTACCGGGACGGGCTGATCACCCGGCGTGACGTGGTCAAGTCGGCGTACGCGCAGCTGATGTTCCGGCTGGGCGGCACCGACGAGCAGACCATGGCCCGAACACGGGACTACCTGGCTGCGCTCTGCAAGGGCTGGCAGGTGGAACAGGTCCGCCAGATCGTCGCGGAGACACTCCACGAGCTGATCAACCCTTACGTGTACGCCGAGGCCGCCGTCCTGATCGCGGAGCACCAGGCGGCGGGGCGGGACGTGGTGCTGGTGTCGGCGTCGGGCGAGGAGATGGTCCGGCCGATCGGCGAGTTGCTCGGGGTGACCGACGTGATCGCCACCCGGATGACGGTCCGCGACGGCCGGTACAGCGGTGAGGTCGAGTTCTACGCGGCCGGCCCGCGCAAGGTCGAGGCGGTCAACGAGCTGGCGGCGGCCCGGGACTACGACCTGGCCGACTCGTACGCCTACTCCGACTCGTACAGCGACCGCCCCCTGCTGGAGTGCGTCGGCCACCCGAGTGTGGTCAACCCGGACCGGCAGTTGCGCAAGCTGGCCTCGGAGAACGCGTGGCCGGTGCTGGAGTTCCGGCACCCGATCCCGCTGGGTCGCCGCCTGCGGGAGCGACCCGCGGTGCCGGTGGCAGCGGCGGCGCTCGGCGTCGGCGTGGGCGTGGCCATCGGCATCGCCTGGTACGGCCGGCACCGTCGCACCCGCGCGGCCACGACCACCGCCTGA
- a CDS encoding methyltransferase family protein has product MTVARRLTLALPLAAVLAVGARERDRSVRAAGLLAFLTAGIGIAALHEVARLAGWCAFAPVDGAYRGMPVDLWIGWAALWGPLPVLLRRVLPLPIALGLLLWVDAVAMPALHPLVNLGPYWLVGEVVGLLVVALPAQLLGRFSADRRHLGTRTALQVGVFAALLLWFVPSLAFEVGGGSWAGLTGLDRTGILLVAQLALLVAVPALAAVAEFAVRGGGTPYPWDLPRRLVTTGPYAYLANPMQLAAVVLLLVTAAVTRSVAVVLAAVSAAALGAAVAGPHEHHDLLTRYGDSWRSYRRQVRDWWPRWRPYPSEPSAVLWLDDDCGPCAALWRMVARRHPVGLRIRPAREHEHVLWRAEYVGGDGHTERGVAAVARGLEHVHLGWAFVGWTLRLPGATWLVQLVTDAMIAPPHPARPRGEPCPTPSSVSSTAPSPPSVSTASPVSPPGPSAPRPE; this is encoded by the coding sequence GTGACTGTCGCCCGCCGGCTGACCCTGGCACTGCCGCTGGCCGCCGTGCTGGCCGTCGGCGCTCGGGAGCGGGACCGGTCCGTCCGGGCCGCGGGGCTGCTGGCGTTCCTGACCGCCGGGATCGGCATCGCCGCGCTGCACGAGGTCGCCCGCCTGGCCGGCTGGTGCGCCTTCGCTCCCGTCGACGGCGCGTACCGGGGGATGCCGGTGGACCTGTGGATCGGTTGGGCGGCCCTCTGGGGCCCGCTGCCCGTGCTGCTGCGCCGGGTGCTGCCGCTGCCGATCGCGCTGGGTCTGCTGCTCTGGGTCGACGCGGTGGCAATGCCGGCGCTGCACCCGCTGGTCAACCTCGGCCCGTACTGGCTCGTCGGGGAGGTGGTGGGCCTGCTCGTGGTGGCGCTGCCCGCCCAACTGCTCGGGCGGTTCAGCGCCGACCGCCGGCACCTGGGCACTCGGACGGCACTCCAGGTGGGAGTCTTCGCCGCTCTGCTGCTCTGGTTCGTCCCCAGCCTGGCCTTCGAGGTCGGCGGCGGGTCGTGGGCCGGGCTGACCGGGCTGGACCGCACCGGGATACTCCTCGTCGCGCAGCTGGCCCTGCTGGTGGCCGTGCCCGCGCTGGCCGCCGTCGCGGAGTTCGCCGTGCGGGGTGGCGGCACGCCGTACCCGTGGGATCTGCCGCGCCGCCTGGTCACCACCGGCCCGTACGCGTACCTGGCCAACCCGATGCAGCTCGCCGCCGTGGTGCTGCTGCTGGTCACCGCGGCGGTCACGCGGAGCGTCGCAGTGGTTCTGGCGGCGGTGTCGGCAGCGGCGCTCGGCGCGGCGGTGGCCGGGCCACACGAGCACCACGACCTGCTGACGCGGTACGGCGACTCCTGGCGGTCCTACCGCAGGCAGGTACGCGACTGGTGGCCCCGCTGGCGGCCGTACCCCTCCGAGCCGTCGGCGGTGCTCTGGCTGGACGACGACTGCGGGCCCTGCGCGGCCCTCTGGCGGATGGTGGCCCGGCGGCACCCGGTCGGCTTACGGATCCGGCCGGCCCGGGAGCACGAGCACGTGCTGTGGCGGGCGGAGTACGTGGGCGGCGACGGTCACACGGAACGGGGGGTGGCCGCCGTCGCCCGCGGACTCGAACACGTCCACCTCGGTTGGGCGTTCGTCGGTTGGACGCTACGACTGCCCGGGGCCACCTGGCTGGTCCAGCTGGTGACCGATGCGATGATCGCACCGCCGCATCCGGCGCGCCCGAGAGGAGAGCCATGTCCGACACCAAGCAGCGTCTCCTCGACGGCGCCATCGCCGCCGTCCGTGAGCACGGCATCGCCGGTGTCTCCGCCCGGACCATCGGCGCCGCGGCCGGAGTGA
- a CDS encoding TetR/AcrR family transcriptional regulator yields the protein MSDTKQRLLDGAIAAVREHGIAGVSARTIGAAAGVNQALVFYHFGTVDDLLTAACRASTAERVERWSERLASAGSLRELLAVGRALHEEERQLGNVTFLAQMLAGAQADQRLAAPTAGALQLWVDEIEVVLRRLLAGSPFAEVADVPGLARAVSAAFIGLELYDGVDPAGADQAMAALDQLALLMEIVDDLGPIARRALQAKVSRATRRD from the coding sequence ATGTCCGACACCAAGCAGCGTCTCCTCGACGGCGCCATCGCCGCCGTCCGTGAGCACGGCATCGCCGGTGTCTCCGCCCGGACCATCGGCGCCGCGGCCGGAGTGAACCAGGCCCTGGTCTTCTACCACTTCGGCACGGTGGACGACCTGCTCACGGCGGCCTGCCGGGCCAGCACAGCGGAACGGGTCGAGCGATGGTCGGAGCGGTTGGCCTCGGCCGGGTCGCTGCGCGAACTGCTCGCCGTCGGGCGGGCGCTGCACGAGGAGGAACGCCAGCTCGGCAACGTCACCTTCCTGGCCCAGATGTTGGCCGGGGCACAGGCGGACCAGCGCCTGGCCGCCCCCACCGCCGGTGCGCTCCAGCTGTGGGTGGACGAGATCGAGGTGGTCCTGCGGAGACTGCTCGCCGGCTCTCCGTTCGCCGAGGTCGCCGACGTGCCCGGCCTGGCCCGCGCGGTCTCCGCCGCGTTCATCGGGCTGGAACTCTACGACGGGGTGGACCCGGCGGGCGCCGATCAGGCGATGGCGGCGCTCGACCAGCTCGCGCTCCTCATGGAGATCGTCGACGATCTCGGGCCGATCGCCCGCCGCGCGCTGCAGGCGAAGGTCAGCCGGGCGACGCGGCGGGACTGA